The following is a genomic window from Aquificota bacterium.
TTTGATATGCCAAAGAGGGGCCAAAGGGTCTTTATACCCCCATAAGGGTCAATCACACCCACATACAAAAAGTATCCCCAGGCCAACACCGTTATTCCGCTGGTGAGTATGTTTATCCATAGGTTTTTGTAGTCCTTAAAGACTGGCCATATGTTGGAGAGGAGGTCCTGAAGGATATACCTTCCCACCCTTGTACCCGCATCTATGGTGGTTAGAATAAATACGGCTTCAAAGAGTATGGCAAAATGGTACCAAAAGGCAAGCAAGGCTCCACCTGTTATCTTGGAAAATACAAGAGCCATACCTATGGCAAAGGCTGGAGCTCCACCAACCCTTGATAGAATGGTAGGCTCTTCTATCTTTTTGGCTATTTCCTGTAGGTATTCTGGAGTTATATAAAAGCCCCAGCTTGATATTTTACTGGTAGCCTCTTGCACCGTTTTTCCTATCTCCGATGCTGGACTGTTTATGGCAAAGTAAAGACCAGGCTCCATAGAGACGGCGGCAATAAGGGCCATTATGGCCACAAAGGATTCACCAAGCACGCCACCGTATCCCACAAGCCTTACATGGCTTTCTTTGTCAAGAAGCTTGGGAGAGGTGCCAGAGGATATAAGAGAATGAAAGCCAGATATGGCACCACAGGCTATGGTTATAAAGAGAAAGGGGAAAAGGTCGCCCTTCCAAACGGGGCCCATGCCTGTAAAGGCATACTGAGTAAAAGCTGGCATCTTTATCTCTGGGTTTACTATAAGAACTCCCAAGGCCATAAGGGCTATGGTGCCAAGTTTTAAAAAGGTGCTAAGGTAATCTCTTGGCGCCAAAAGAAGCCAAACGGGCAAGACAGAGGCAAAAAATCCATACACCATAAGGGCTATGGCAAGAGCTGGTTCAGACAGGGTAAAGGCTTTTCCAAGGACTTGATGGTGTGCTATAAGCCTTCCAATGTATAGGCTTATCATAAGAGCTACAGCTCCAAAGACAGAGGCAGATACAACAGCTCCAGGCCTTATGTGCCACATATACACTCCCATAAGCATGGCTATGGGGATGGTCATAAACACGGAGAAGGTGGCCCAAGGGCTTTTAGCCAAAGCTTTTACAACCACAAG
Proteins encoded in this region:
- a CDS encoding carbon starvation protein A; this encodes MSWKDRLILLSVSIVGAIAFGVLALSRGEPVGAFWLLLATFCIYFIGYRYYSYFIAYKVFEVNDNNPTPAHKFYNGLDYVPTNKWVVFGHHFASISGAGPLVGPVLAAQMGYLPGTLWILVGVLLAGAVQDMVVLTISMRKGGKSLGQIAREELGKVGGFITLLVIYSILIILLAVLALVVVKALAKSPWATFSVFMTIPIAMLMGVYMWHIRPGAVVSASVFGAVALMISLYIGRLIAHHQVLGKAFTLSEPALAIALMVYGFFASVLPVWLLLAPRDYLSTFLKLGTIALMALGVLIVNPEIKMPAFTQYAFTGMGPVWKGDLFPFLFITIACGAISGFHSLISSGTSPKLLDKESHVRLVGYGGVLGESFVAIMALIAAVSMEPGLYFAINSPASEIGKTVQEATSKISSWGFYITPEYLQEIAKKIEEPTILSRVGGAPAFAIGMALVFSKITGGALLAFWYHFAILFEAVFILTTIDAGTRVGRYILQDLLSNIWPVFKDYKNLWINILTSGITVLAWGYFLYVGVIDPYGGIKTLWPLFGISNQLLAATALVVSTVYLANNGKIKYLWITGLPALFMIINTGTAGLEKIFHPDKAIGFLSHAKWLEEALQKGKLPPIAPTPEIAQRLIFNDYINAFMAMLYVSLVACVVAIALYRIRQAYKKDL